From the Schistocerca piceifrons isolate TAMUIC-IGC-003096 chromosome 2, iqSchPice1.1, whole genome shotgun sequence genome, the window TAAAAAGTACATATTGATGGATActgaaagaaataaacagaagcgCAACAGTAGATTTCGTTTGGGGGAATGATCACCTTATTAAAAATTAATTGACATATGCTTCTGAGACggagagtctataactaatgtggGCTGCCACTTCTGATCTACAGTTGTGATAAATTGTATGTGAACGCATGACTCATCCACGtacaagaacaagaagagtaaccAAATAAGAGAACAGGGAGGGTGATGGATATCATAGACATTTATGAAGCTGAGGAGGAAATAGGCAAAACTAACACATggaacagttgttgttgtggtcttcagtcctgagactggtttgatgcagctctccatgctaccctatcctgtgcaagcttcttcatctcccagtacttactgcaacctatgtccttctgaatctgctcagtgtattcatctcttggtctccctctacgatttttaccctccacactgccctccaatgctaaatttgtgatcccttgatgcctcagaacacgtcctaccaaccggtcccttcttcttgtcaagttgtgccacaaactcctcttctccccaattctattcaatacctcctcattagttatgtgatctacccatctaaataaTCTTGGAATAGGGACTACAGAAATTCTTCGttggtaaaaattttattttgttaaatctACCGTATTATACCTTGCTGTAAAAGATGAAACGTGAACAAAAAGAGTATGAAAGCTGTCCTACCGCACTATCCTGATATTTGTGCCGATAACAGTGAAAATGATAACGTGAAAACGCAACTACTCACGtacaaaaaggaaatattttagagCAAAAGTAGATTTGAAGACAGCCTCTGAGCTTTAATCGTGTACAGAACAAATGAAGCTAGAATCACAATTGCTGCTGTTGGCAATCAGTACGATTCTTTCGTACATTGTGTGTCTAGCAGGAGAAATGTCGTAACCATCTGATGAAATATTAGAATGTTCGGCTAAGAGCATGAAGCGAAAATGTGAAAGAATGCGGTCTGTGAACACAGAAACGTATAATGAAAGAAGTCTTATGATGGATTaagaatgtgtttcacagtaattgAAATGTCGGTAAAAAACGTCGGTACAAGTTATAAATTATTTAGATGTTACACCATATCATTTAACATTAAAATTACCCCAGAAACACTGACCTTTCGCTGATTGTTGCAGTCATTACTCCCAAGGGGTAGTTTCTCACCTgtcaatttgaaagtaaagttcgaTTGCAGTTGCAGTTGAGAAGGACGTCTAACTTAAGATTTTATATAAGTTTAACTACAAACTAATCAGTGTGAGTACTAAAACTCCCAGTTCTCAAAGAATCTTTGTCTTTTGCTTTGAGTGCTTAACTAGAAGCGTCACGAGATGAGCTGGGTGAAGCTATTTTGTGACACGCTTATGAACTAGGCCGGTGGTACAGCAACATAATGCAttgtataaattttctttttaattattaaACATAACGCTTCTGCGGTATTCGAAATAAGACTCtgtaatgctttttaaacatttcgTGAATCAAATGTTACTCATCCCCATACACTGAAAGTTAACATTGTTGAAGCAGTTCCTTCAAGCATGAACGTGTCGTGGACTGTTTGAGTCTAATAATGTTCAGTTCCCGTTTCCGTATCAACACGTTTGCTGTTTCTTCCAGGTAATGACAAACATTTTATGCTAAACGCACGAACAATCGAAGACAAGCCTTGTTCAGTTCTGTACAGGTGTGTCAATAATCGCTGTTTTAACATTGCGTTATCTCAGGGAATACGACTTTTGTAGCGTGTCAATCTAAAAAAAAAGAGTTATTCTAATCTTAGAAGACGCTTTCCTCGAGATAACATTATGCTAACGACCAAACTGTCTGTGCAAGGAGGATGTAATGCATTCCTGAGTGCGGCAGACAGGCTCAGAGATAGGGGCTACAAGCTGTCGAACGAAACCAGTCTTTCTTGTAGTGTACTCGCTCGCTACAAAATAACCACGCAACGAATATGCGCATTTCTGTTCCTACAAAACTGTTGAAAATATGCCACCCTCTTCCCCATATTGTCTTGAAACATCCATGACTGGGTGATTATTATTATAAATGACAAACAAAGCACTCTGATTGTAATTTAAAGGGATGGGCGGGTATGACCTGTATATCGACGAAACATTTTACTTATAAATGGGGACGTGCACCAGACGATCACACAATCAACTGTGTTTTCTTAGTTAGTGACAAATAGCAAACTATACTCGTAATTTTCCAGATTAATTTTCAGCAAATATCAAGGTGATCTTtaacaaaaatttacaaattgtggtTCTGTAAAAGTCAACAGCAATATTACCCGAACTGTTGGCTTTTTTAATTCTTGGAAAAAATAATCGTTAATCAACAACTGAGTAGCTTTGTTCCCTGACGAATACATAATACATCGGGAACACATTAGTAACTCAACAATTATTATAGAATAATTACAGTGACTACTTATATCGACAGAAGTACTGCCAGCTGTTGCAATGAATGTACCTCGATAGACTCCGTAGCGTATCTCCTGTGAaacatttgtatggaaacgacgTTACTTGTGCAATTCAACGTAGTAACAACTCAAGATGATCAATATCGATCAGTATTACATGCGCTGATAATTAGCTCTCATTATGCTCTCCATAAAGGAACACATACTTTAGCTCAGTGTCAAAAATTAAATGCTTTTACTCACCTAAATATACTTTCGCTATTTCTTCACAATACCACAAATATCTGCCGTAGAAATGTTTGACAAATGTACATGATACTATCCATAATGCCTATACTCTAGAATTATTCATTACAGAAGGTTTTTTCCTCACGTGGATGAATACTGACATTTTACATCTGTTTACACGAGTATTACATCAAAATATCAGCAAGGGCCTATAGATAAAACCTAAGAGCGTGACAGCTGTTTACGATAACTGAAAAAGGTGCAACATTCGTGTAAACGGAGATGTCGATAAATTATCGTGTAAATTACGGTTTCAGCCAAGCTGTAACTTAACAGGATGAAACAGGACGTAATTCCATTACAGAAACGCGTTTAAACATGTATATTTAAGCATCTTGGACGGGCCTCTTAAAATTTGCGGCATTCCGTGGAACAATACACGAACAAGGACAAGGGATGGCGGACTACGAAGCTAATAAATGTCAAAATATTCCTATCAAGGGCGAGGGAAGTCGCATCCGCAATTTTCGCTGCCGCGTCTGTTCAACGCAAATTGCAAACATCCGCTGCTGCAACGAGCTTCGCCGTGGAAACGGACGGAAGTCGTCTCGTTATCTGAATACACGGTCAGGAGCAACAAACTCTGCAAATTACCGACACGGGCGGCATGCCCATGCGCAGGCAATGTCTCTGAGTGAATTAAGGACTTGCCTAAATAATTCATGAATTTCTGTAATACACACACAGCTCATGATGCACGACAGTGGTACCGGAATAAACTGACAAACAGCAACAAGAATACCCCGGTGCAACACGCagcaaaggaaatacaggaatgtCATTCTCACctacagcaacaagaaaagctGTGTGCAGCACATAGAAAAGAAAATACATAATTTCATTTTCAACTATCCGATGCCTTTAAATTCACTCATAAATATGAAAACTCGTTCTGTGTCGTAACAGGAATACAGCCTAATACATACAGTATGTAGCTCATACATCCGTGCTTCCCTAAGGAAAGAATTATTACaaccagaataataaaaaaataaagttttgctaaTGACTCAAGATtaacatttattgccaacaatGTTCTCGGTACTACTAGTAAAGTGAACCACAATACTGACTGTTTCACCTGTACACCTTCCCCTATTCACTAccctaaacaaaacaaaaagaaatattgtaGCACAATAATAAATGTTTCTTCAATTTTACGCGAATGTTCAAAGTGTGAACCAATTTATTTTCTGTTCATTCGGAGATTTGCATACACAAAAAATCTGTACAAATTACGGTATGTGTCGTTTGTATAATTTTGCagactttttcttttattattgttgttgttgttgtggtcttcagtcacaaGACTGGTATGATGCAATCAAATCTCTTCACTTCTGATAAACTGATAATTCGTAGATGCCTCAGAATTTTATATCAGTAGATTCCTTTTTTTAGTAAAGATTTATTtagatttcttttctccctaatgcAATTCATGATCTATCCGAGCAACTCATCTAATGTTCTTAGCgtagatagtaaaaaaaaaaaaaaaaaaacgtacgaTATGAATACAAATAAATGTATACCGTACAGTGAGTGCTTTGTCTGAAATTTGCCCGCAAGGTAAATTTTGGAATATCAATATACGAAAGGTTAGGCACAATAACATTACGTTTAGAGTGTGAACAGACGCTTCGAGTCTACGGGCCAGTTACTGTCAGATGCAGAATTTTACGATTTTGAAATTCATCGTAATTATCTAAGACCGTAATAATTTCTGTACCTCTCTATGTAAACTGCACCAAATACAGAAGAAATTAGCTACATATGggaaatttattttccttgttaGTAAAATTATTATTCTGTCAGTCATTGTCGAGAAAAAGGCACGGTATTTATATCAACGTGAATATGCTGGGTATTTTTAGTTGGAAAACGCTTTTAAACAGACATAGTTACATTTCCCAAATTCCGCCTATTCATAAATGTGTCACCAACGATTAAAATAACTCTCTAAGAACGAGAATTGCGCAAGTGACAGAGCGAAACTATATCTGTTGATGGACCACACCAGTGTCGTTTAGAAAtataacaaatatatattttttatcaaGTAGAAGTTGACTCAAAGTGGTGATGCAATCGAAAAGGACATTTTGATTTCCCTCGAGAATGTGGGGTAGCTTTCCAATTAATTTACTACCAGCCCTAAACTTGCGATTAATTTGATGTGCCGGCGGTTAAGCAATTTCCTGAAGTAATCCACGAATTGCGTGGAATTCTGTCACGTAAGAATAATATATGAACAACCCAATCAGTTTTCTGTCAAGCGGCCGTCATTTTAAGCAAAGCAATTAAAAGGATACTCGTATGCTAGTAGAAATGACAAATAGGCCTACATCAGAGTAATTTATTCTGAGAGTGTTTTATGGCCGCAGTGGCGCTCTGCCACAGACCTCCTTGTGCACCTGCTTCAGCAGAATAAGTTAATACTTGTCAGTGATGAGTGGGAACAGGCAGCTCGTAATTTATCCCATGTACTGCCCTCATAGATTCCAAGATACGCGCCTCAGATACCATCGATCGTGTCTCATTAAGTTTCCATATCTCAGCTTCTGTACAAAACTAACTTTCGACGCAGCAACAGACGTCGAAATTTCTCTATCTGGTCGTCTACGACAACCTCCTTTATCTGGCCGTTTTACTTCACCGATCTGGAGAATGGGCAGGGTAGGGCACCGGAACAAAACGGATAGACATGTCTCGCATTTTAATTTCCATAATTCGGTGACACGCAACGTATATGTTCCTGATTTTATATAAAGACGATGAACGAGTTGTAACCTAGTTTCATAGGTCATACACAATGTTACTGGAAAGTTCGCAACTGTGTCACTAGTGATGTAAATAATAAACTACAGCAGttactttttttcatttgtatcACAACGCATTTTGAGAAATGATTTACATTTTCTGATGCTATGGGAGTTTACAGAACAGCACACAGGCTTTTTCAAAAGAAAACTCTTGAATTCCCACAGTACTCTAAAACGTGAACAAATCCTTGAGACGTTGTGCTACGCATGAAAAAACTTAGCTGGCGCAGTAGGTAATTTTATATAATAAATAGGTTTTATTTTTGCAGCTTAAGTttccgttttttgtttcgtgtttttatttttcacattCAACGCAAAAAAATAAATACGGGTAATGTTAACTAATATGGCAGAGGTGCTTCCGTTCTTCCAGTCCTTTATATAACTGCTGATAAAATACATACTGACGGGACATGAATATAATAACATAGATTTTAACGAGAGTAAACTCTGTGGACTCAAATGGATTGAGAAAAGTAGGTGAAGACTTTAGGTACTCACACAGCATTAAAGTAAATATCTTGTTCAAAAAGTTTCTCACACGACACGGTACAAAGAACAAGACAGTTTACAGCTAAGTTAGTAATATGTGCACATAGTCTGCCCTTGAAAGAACGCGCAAAATGTACCCCACAAAATCGtagatacaaaataaattttttttgtaacctTTGTAAAGTAGTGGACCTGACGATGCGGATTTAGTGACACAAACCGTTCGTGGAATCGTCAAATAAACTGACTGGTTACATACATTTGAGTATATCGGCTGATGCTGGTAACAAGTTACGATTGGGCTTAAAAAATTCGCATTGGAAAAGGATGGAGTTATTCCAGTGTACGTCCTGATAATGGTAGGTTACACACCAAATCGTAAACGTCCTATGACAGAGAAACGCGACAATAGCCTATTAAGCTTTGCGGTTGGTGGGAAAAAAACATTATTCTTACATTACCTTTTCCGTCCAAACATGTTTCAGGAAATTCATGCCGTCGTTAGCGATACTCAGTTTATTAAAATTTTAGTAATACTTGATTAGGCTTTTTAGGACGTTCATTGACCAACTAGTAATTAAGATTTGAATCGAATACAGGCATACTGATGACGGTGCGAATGGAAGGAAATAATCTGGgcgacaaaaatacataaaaagaacCTTAATGTTGTCGGTTTGTCAATCCTCACTTAGTACCAACAGTAATGAAGCCTGCGAAGATTATCTATCTACGACTGAATCAGGACGAGTTTGCGGCATCTTCAGTGACGTTGGTGCTGTTCTACACCGCAACGCGTCGGCATTTATCAGTTGCTGACGGGCAGTGATaacccaaaaaccgtttacatAAACGTAAGCAGGCGGAACACAGAATCGCAATTTCTTCTGCAAACACGTCTGGTTTTATAGCACGAAATAAATCCGGGGCCGGTTACTGCTGGCATAGCACACAAGATGTACAGTGACAGGCGCAGCGCTGAGCCGGGACTCACCGGTGTGCGTCCTCTTGTGGATCTTGAGGTTCTCGGAGCGCGCGAACACCTTCCCACAGCCGGGGAAGGGGCAGGGGAAGGGCTTCTCGCCCGTGTGCACGCGGATGTGGTTGACGAGCTTGTACTTGGCCTTGAAGGGGCGGCCGTTGCGCGGGCAGCCCTGCCAGAAGCAGGCGTGCGTGGTGCACTCGGGCCCGCCCACGTGCTCCACCGTCAGGTGCGTCACGATCTCGTGCATGGTCGTGAACGCCTTGGCGCACGTCTTGCGCGGCGGCGGCTGCTCGGGCTCGACCCACATGCACGACATCTCCTGCTTGACGGGCTGGCGGAAGCGGAAGAAGGCGCCGTGGtgcgccgccgcggccgccgcctgctgctgctggtggtggtggtgcatggccgcgGCCGCCACGTGGTGCGGGTACGAGTGCTGCGCCAGCCCGTGGTGCGCGTGTGGGTGGTGCGGGTGGTGCGCGTGGTGGTAGGCGGCGTGGTGGCCGTGCTCGACGCCCACGCCGGCGCGCGCCGCGTACACGTCCATGCCGAGCCGCATCTGGTGGTTGAGCGCGGCGGCCGCGTGGTGCGACGCCAGcgcgtggtggtggtgctggtggtggtgcgcGTGCGGCAGCACGTGGCCCGCCGCCTCGTGGTGCAGCgcggccgccgctgccgcagccggGAACAgcaccgccgccgcccccgcgccggaCTCGCCGCCGCCCCCGGAGGCCGCGGCGACGCCGGCCCCGGAGGCGGAAAACTCCTGCGAGTGGTGGTCGCGCCGCAGTAGGAAGTCGCGCGCCGCGTAGCCCGCCGTCGCGGCGGCCGACACGGCGGTGCcgccccccgccgcccccgcgccgccgtACACTCCGCTTCCGCCCACGGAGGCGGACGACGCCTGGTAGTGGTCCGCGGTGCCGCCGGCGCCGCCCTGGTGCACCAGCGCCGACGACGGAGGACTCATCTTGATGCCCATGGCTGCCAGGTGGTGGTGGTGACTCGGGTCCACGAACGGACTCAACATGGTAACTCGGGTCTCCCCCTCGCAGACACTCTCGCCTCAGCTAGTCCTCCACACGCCACCGGTGCTTCCCACTGTCACATATTCCGGACCGTCGAGCGCGTCATCTGCGACAACTAGCCTCGTAATCTGGACCGCCGGCGGGCACGGCGACACGCACCCGGCCCATACTGTTCCTAGCCGCGGGCCCGGAAGTTATCGGGAGTAATCGAGCAGTCGTTCGAGCGAACTAACGAGTTCAGTGGAGCGCACAGCCGGCCGGCGCGCATCCGACGCGTGGAGGGGGGAGCAGCTGGAGACGCGTCTGCAGGTAGAGACAGAGAGAGGCCGGACGCGACGCCGGGACGCGGTGTAGCTCGGCCCGTGCTTGCAGCGGAACTGGCGCGCCCTCTCGGGCGAGCCCCCCGCCTCGGGCGCCCGCGGGGGCCCCTCCCCTTCCCATTCGTCGGGCCGGCCCTCCTGGGGGTCGGACCCACGGCTCCCGCCTATCGTCGCGCCGCAGGGGCCCGCTCCCATTGGACACCGCCGCCGCTGCCAGCCAATCGCGTCCGCGGGGGCACGCCCCCGAAACGTGTCTATCGCGCAGCTACAGACAGTGAGGCGGCAGCTCCGAGGGGAGTCAGGCGCACGCTCGCAGCGGAGCGCGCGCGTTCCAGCAAGTTTGCAGCGTCCCGCTTCCGCACAGCCCAGCAGGTCCCATGAATTCACGTTAACATCAAGTACAATATTTATGGCGAACTGTGACCGGTCTTCATCATGTTGAGCACCACAGCTGACAGACACTAATATTAATGATCAATGAAAAGCATCTCAACTGTATTATTCCGCATTTGGGCTAGTCTCTTCGTAGAACAACTTCAGGTTTCCACATCTTCTTCGCAATCTGAAGATGGTTTAAGAACTGGTCAATAAACTGTGTAATTATGCAGCTGAGAAGGTTTTGATTAATCATTAGGGTTTCCAAGTCccacaaataaatatataaacgaCATCCGCCATACCTACTTCACGCCAAACAGACAACTTGCATGTGAAAGTTTGCAGACTAAACCCACCGACACGTGGCCTTGGCTCGCATTACACTGTCAAAATACTTTGACATACCGTTTATAAAAAAACTACAACCACGCACTAACTATTGTAAATAACATAAGTAAAGTGTGAAACATTTCATGAGCGATATTTGACAAATATATTTTATAGTATAGTAAGGCATTGTGCATGCGGACAACCTTTACTCGAACAACCGCTTCGTTTTACGTGAAATGTAGCTGGACACTGCTGAGGGTGCATCTACACTCCATATGACAGTTTGTCGACAGAAATGGGTGTCGCTCCACAAAAAATAGTAAAAGCTCACCTATCGCTTTTTGGAATAAACAAAATCTCGGAAGACAGCGGCCGACTTTTTCTTTGTACATCCAATATTTTCATTGACATAGTCACATAAACGTCTTAGCTGTTAACCGATTGACAAATCGTAACTTGGAGCCCATCCCGAAGCAGGCTAACTACATAAACGTTTTCTGTGACAGCGTTAGTGAAAATACTAAATGCACTAATATTTATGGAACTATCGGCAGATAACCTTATACATGTGGCGGTGTATCGTGGGGCGCGCTacacttctctgaacagtcaatctACGATCGTTCAGGCGCATTTTAACAATCAGAACGAAAGGTAGCATTATTTGTTAAGGGTCTCAAAGGTGATGGAAACTCTCAGCACGCATTTGAGGTTTCTACTGAGAGAATAGATGAGATGCCTGCGATAAGCTTAAAGCCAACAAAACAGCGTTACGATGTCAGAtacaagaaaaaaaatatgaaaaaatgaatgctgggaagctgttcaaatggctctgagcactatgggacttaactgctgaggtcatcagtcccctagaacttagaactacttaaacctaactaacctaaggacatctcacacatccatgcccgaggcaggattcgaacctgcgaccgtagcggtcgcgcggctccagactgtagcgcctagaaccgctcggccacccgggcggcTGGGAAGCTGTATTTGGCAGGACGATACTGAATGTCTGAAGCAaaacattttcttcttgttcatTGCCTAATTTCCCACTTCACTTGGTACCAGCCCTCCTAATCTTGTTACGGCATTCTGAACGTACTGTGTCATCTAAGAGTGCCGTCCCATCGCTTGCACGTCGTTCTTTATGGTTTTGCTCTAGGTATTCGGTGGGCGGCCGGGGCCTCTCTTCGGAGGTACAAGCTACAGCAGAAAGTGTTACTCTTCATTTACACGATTTGTAAAGTGTTTAGCTCATATGAAACGCTATTAAAATAACTGTAAACGTATTTCACTTACGTCAAAGTAACACTCAACTTTATTTTTCTTCTGGTGATATGGGGCGCATCGATCAGGTACTGACAGTATTCACTGAAACTCTGGTGACTaattctgtgaaacaagaaaaacttTTTCCTGTGTATTTTACAGATCCAGATGGAACCTGAGGGATTTTTACATTTAGAAGATGCGTCACCGACGGTGGGATTAACGCTGTATCTCCTCTTCTTGCCTTCTACTGTACCTAAAGCAGGGCACAGACGAGCGATTCTATCTTAGTCATTTGTTAGGGCATGACGTGTGTAGGCAACACGGGCACGGACGTCTGTTAGGAACTCGCTACAATTAGTAATGGACTGTATGCGCGCCCTTGCAAGTAGAGATTTACCCGAGCTGAAATCTATGTCTACATACACACCATGCAAGTCACTGTGCAGTGAATGAAGTCCTGTTCGGTTCGCGCactaagcgagacaaaaattgCGATGTTGACTGATTTCGACTCAGTTTCGTCGACGGAACAATTGCGTGTATACGCGCTCAGCCTCAGTGAAGAGCTCTTCAGATCCTCACTCCCAAAATCCGTGATTTTCGCCGAAAACCGAGCCCTGGACGTTGGCTTCTGTGCCCAgtgacactaatcactacaccacaGGTGCGTGTGGCTAAGTCTCAAAATAAGAGTTACTTTAAGGATAAAATAAAGTAAGTTACTTCAGATTCCAGTAAGATAATTTGGGAATCATGGTGAAATATTCACAGAATTCCCTCTCGCCGTGTTGGAAAGATGCAGTGTCCCTAAGTAATTAGGCACAGCATCTTCACCGGAATGTGATGGGAATGAATAGTTTAAAATTTCACATCTCAACGTGAAGAAAATCAAACTAAATCGTACCTACACATCGAGTCTCTTCAAGAACTTGTTGGGCTGAAACCGCTTACATTATCGTATTTTAGGTACAGAACTCAGATTACTACTTATCAGCAATTGTTACGTTCGTATTTGTTATATACTCGTACACAAGAGGTGCAACACATCATCAGCCGCCCTC encodes:
- the LOC124775325 gene encoding zinc finger protein ZIC 4-like; the encoded protein is MLSPFVDPSHHHHLAAMGIKMSPPSSALVHQGGAGGTADHYQASSASVGGSGVTAGYAARDFLLRRDHHSQEFSASGAGVAAASGGGGESGAGAAAVLFPAAAAAAALHHEAAGHVLPHAHHHQHHHHALASHHAAAALNHQMRLGMDVYAARAGVGVEHGHHAAYHHAHHPHHPHAHHGLAQHSYPHHVAAAAMHHHHQQQQAAAAAAHHGAFFRFRQPVKQEMSCMWVEPEQPPPRKTCAKAFTTMHEIVTHLTVEHVGGPECTTHACFWQGCPRNGRPFKAKYKLVNHIRVHTGEKPFPCPFPGCGKVFARSENLKIHKRTHTGEKPFKCEFEGCDRRFANSSDRKKHSHVHTSDKPYNCRVAGCDKSYTHPSSLRKHMKVHGCKSPPPGHPAYDSDDDAAADGDDSNSSGSAASAGA